In Paenibacillus dendritiformis, the DNA window TGAATCCGCTTGAACCGCTGCTCGGCTTCGGGGCTGCCGCCGTTCACATCGGGATGATGCAGCTTGGCGAGCCGCCGGTACGCCTTCTTGATCTCGTCCGGCGACGCGCCGCGGCTCACGCCCAGCACGTCATAGTAATTCGCAGCCATCCGCGCCCTCCCCGCCTCTCGCTAAGAAATAAAATTTAAGAGGCACGAAGCCTCTTAAACTTGGATTGCATGTACCGATATCCGCGTGTCCGGGAGCCCGATTACATCGGGTAACCGCCGTCGATCGTAGCGAGTTCGGTTTTGTCTTTCTTTTGCTTGATGTAGAGGCTGAATGTCCCAACCCCTTCCGTGTCGCCGTATGTCTCGGTGTAATCGACGACGAACGCGTTAGGGAAATAAATCTTGCGCACGACTTGGTCCGCCGCGATGACTTCCAGCGTCACCTTGCGGTAGCAGTCCGCCTTCTCCGCCGGAACGAGCGACCACAGCGCCAGCTTCTTCGTGTCGTCGGCATTGTCGCCGTCGGTGGCCGTGATGATTTTGCCGGAGATGCG includes these proteins:
- a CDS encoding membrane-associated protease 1 produces the protein MGFILRVEGAETIELGMDNIQQVVYDTDTPDDSNARSTDVGATMRISGKIITATDGDNADDTKKLALWSLVPAEKADCYRKVTLEVIAADQVVRKIYFPNAFVVDYTETYGDTEGVGTFSLYIKQKKDKTELATIDGGYPM